The Syngnathus typhle isolate RoL2023-S1 ecotype Sweden linkage group LG16, RoL_Styp_1.0, whole genome shotgun sequence genome includes a region encoding these proteins:
- the snapc1b gene encoding snRNA-activating protein complex subunit 1b isoform X2 — MNSAWNQQVRSDCEELLARFQQTDSVRFEIFCKTWREMKFGHIFFGTAGREKRAFSRLALDAAAIYFLPPFSFQIRTGGLYLLYSLYQCQRTSPPIRIRLALKDWEDVVTFQKEALGAQHLDAVFVLHQLLFHKAFHLTAMPTLLTFKGSKETTGPQQPRNFVAGACGPQELIDRDALEELSDVHRVYGELKLSVYSQAQLESLGVDLHRKNLPALVRGYVVAFHSWQQKMRQEESAEDRGAGGSSETTSSQAESSRRAQLLSSIKSKAYGQATEVCKSRRHRRVDLDTGEHSGPASPKVPRRRGKISLRARTKKNVCIVGRMSKEAATSTRIQRLTTLDAGPRAKREESAGQWT, encoded by the exons ATGAATTCGGCGTGGAACCAACAAGTTCGCTCGGATTGCGAGGAGCTGCTTGCGCGGTTCCAACAAACGGACTCTGTCCGCTTTGAGATTTTCTGCAAAACCTGGAGAGAAATGAAGTTTGGACATATATTTTT CGGCACCGCAGGTCGCGAGAAGCGAGCGTTCAGTCGTCTGGCGTTGGACGCGGCCGCCATCTACTTTCTGCCCCCCTTCAGCTTCCAGATCCGAACGGGAGGACTTTACCTTCTCTACAGCCTCTACCAGTGCCAGCGCACCTCGCCGCCCATCAGG aTCCGCCTGGCGCTGAAGGACTGGGAGGACGTGGTGACCTTCCAGAAGGAGGCGTTAGGAGCTCAGCATCTGGACGCCGTCTTTGTCCTGCATCAGCTGCTCTTCCACAAAGCTTTCCACCTCACTGCCATGCCCACATTG CTGACCTTCAAGGGGAGCAAGGAGACCACCGGTCCTCAGCAGCCCCGCAACTTTGTGGCCGGGGCGTGCGGCCCTCAGGAGCTCATCGACCGAGACGCGCTGGAG GAGCTGTCCGACGTCCACCGCGTGTACGGCGAGCTCAAGTTGTCCGTCTACTCGCAAGCACAGCTGGAAAGCCTGGGCGTCGACCTACACCGGAAAAACCTGCCGGCTCTGGTCCGAGGATATGTCGTTGCTTTCCACAGCTGGCAGCAGAAGATGCGGCAG GAGGAGAGCGCCGAGGACCGGGGCGCCGGCGGCAGTAGCGAGACCACGTCGTCGCAGGCGGAG AGTTCCAGAAGAGCTCAGCTGCTGTCATCCATCAAGTCCAAAGCGTACGGTCAAGCCACTGAG GTATGCAAGTCTCGCCGACATCGCCGGGTGGACCTGGACACTGGCGAACATTCGGGCCCCGCCTCCCCAAAAGTACCCCGCAGGCGTGGCAAAATCTCCCTCAGAGCGAGAACCAAGAAGAATGTTTGCATCGTGG GCCGCATGAGCAAAGAAGCCGCCACGTCCACTCGCATCCAACGTCTGACCACCCTGGACGCCGGCCCTCGAG CCAAAAGGGAAGAAAGCGCAGGGCAGTGGACGTGA
- the snapc1b gene encoding snRNA-activating protein complex subunit 1b isoform X3 has translation MNSAWNQQVRSDCEELLARFQQTDSVRFEIFCKTWREMKFGHIFFGTAGREKRAFSRLALDAAAIYFLPPFSFQIRTGGLYLLYSLYQCQRTSPPIRIRLALKDWEDVVTFQKEALGAQHLDAVFVLHQLLFHKAFHLTAMPTLLTFKGSKETTGPQQPRNFVAGACGPQELIDRDALEELSDVHRVYGELKLSVYSQAQLESLGVDLHRKNLPALVRGYVVAFHSWQQKMRQVVLPPRFCRGPKVAKLSPVLCQEESAEDRGAGGSSETTSSQAEVCLAVEFQKSSAAVIHQVQSVRSSH, from the exons ATGAATTCGGCGTGGAACCAACAAGTTCGCTCGGATTGCGAGGAGCTGCTTGCGCGGTTCCAACAAACGGACTCTGTCCGCTTTGAGATTTTCTGCAAAACCTGGAGAGAAATGAAGTTTGGACATATATTTTT CGGCACCGCAGGTCGCGAGAAGCGAGCGTTCAGTCGTCTGGCGTTGGACGCGGCCGCCATCTACTTTCTGCCCCCCTTCAGCTTCCAGATCCGAACGGGAGGACTTTACCTTCTCTACAGCCTCTACCAGTGCCAGCGCACCTCGCCGCCCATCAGG aTCCGCCTGGCGCTGAAGGACTGGGAGGACGTGGTGACCTTCCAGAAGGAGGCGTTAGGAGCTCAGCATCTGGACGCCGTCTTTGTCCTGCATCAGCTGCTCTTCCACAAAGCTTTCCACCTCACTGCCATGCCCACATTG CTGACCTTCAAGGGGAGCAAGGAGACCACCGGTCCTCAGCAGCCCCGCAACTTTGTGGCCGGGGCGTGCGGCCCTCAGGAGCTCATCGACCGAGACGCGCTGGAG GAGCTGTCCGACGTCCACCGCGTGTACGGCGAGCTCAAGTTGTCCGTCTACTCGCAAGCACAGCTGGAAAGCCTGGGCGTCGACCTACACCGGAAAAACCTGCCGGCTCTGGTCCGAGGATATGTCGTTGCTTTCCACAGCTGGCAGCAGAAGATGCGGCAGGTTGTCCTACCGCCGCGCTTTTGCAGAGGACCAAAAGTGGCCAAACTTTCGCCTGTACTTTGTCAGGAGGAGAGCGCCGAGGACCGGGGCGCCGGCGGCAGTAGCGAGACCACGTCGTCGCAGGCGGAGGTGTGTCTCGCCGTTG AGTTCCAGAAGAGCTCAGCTGCTGTCATCCATCAAGTCCAAAGCGTACGGTCAAGCCACTGA
- the snapc1b gene encoding snRNA-activating protein complex subunit 1b isoform X1 encodes MNSAWNQQVRSDCEELLARFQQTDSVRFEIFCKTWREMKFGHIFFGTAGREKRAFSRLALDAAAIYFLPPFSFQIRTGGLYLLYSLYQCQRTSPPIRIRLALKDWEDVVTFQKEALGAQHLDAVFVLHQLLFHKAFHLTAMPTLLTFKGSKETTGPQQPRNFVAGACGPQELIDRDALEELSDVHRVYGELKLSVYSQAQLESLGVDLHRKNLPALVRGYVVAFHSWQQKMRQVVLPPRFCRGPKVAKLSPVLCQEESAEDRGAGGSSETTSSQAESSRRAQLLSSIKSKAYGQATEVCKSRRHRRVDLDTGEHSGPASPKVPRRRGKISLRARTKKNVCIVGRMSKEAATSTRIQRLTTLDAGPRAKREESAGQWT; translated from the exons ATGAATTCGGCGTGGAACCAACAAGTTCGCTCGGATTGCGAGGAGCTGCTTGCGCGGTTCCAACAAACGGACTCTGTCCGCTTTGAGATTTTCTGCAAAACCTGGAGAGAAATGAAGTTTGGACATATATTTTT CGGCACCGCAGGTCGCGAGAAGCGAGCGTTCAGTCGTCTGGCGTTGGACGCGGCCGCCATCTACTTTCTGCCCCCCTTCAGCTTCCAGATCCGAACGGGAGGACTTTACCTTCTCTACAGCCTCTACCAGTGCCAGCGCACCTCGCCGCCCATCAGG aTCCGCCTGGCGCTGAAGGACTGGGAGGACGTGGTGACCTTCCAGAAGGAGGCGTTAGGAGCTCAGCATCTGGACGCCGTCTTTGTCCTGCATCAGCTGCTCTTCCACAAAGCTTTCCACCTCACTGCCATGCCCACATTG CTGACCTTCAAGGGGAGCAAGGAGACCACCGGTCCTCAGCAGCCCCGCAACTTTGTGGCCGGGGCGTGCGGCCCTCAGGAGCTCATCGACCGAGACGCGCTGGAG GAGCTGTCCGACGTCCACCGCGTGTACGGCGAGCTCAAGTTGTCCGTCTACTCGCAAGCACAGCTGGAAAGCCTGGGCGTCGACCTACACCGGAAAAACCTGCCGGCTCTGGTCCGAGGATATGTCGTTGCTTTCCACAGCTGGCAGCAGAAGATGCGGCAGGTTGTCCTACCGCCGCGCTTTTGCAGAGGACCAAAAGTGGCCAAACTTTCGCCTGTACTTTGTCAGGAGGAGAGCGCCGAGGACCGGGGCGCCGGCGGCAGTAGCGAGACCACGTCGTCGCAGGCGGAG AGTTCCAGAAGAGCTCAGCTGCTGTCATCCATCAAGTCCAAAGCGTACGGTCAAGCCACTGAG GTATGCAAGTCTCGCCGACATCGCCGGGTGGACCTGGACACTGGCGAACATTCGGGCCCCGCCTCCCCAAAAGTACCCCGCAGGCGTGGCAAAATCTCCCTCAGAGCGAGAACCAAGAAGAATGTTTGCATCGTGG GCCGCATGAGCAAAGAAGCCGCCACGTCCACTCGCATCCAACGTCTGACCACCCTGGACGCCGGCCCTCGAG CCAAAAGGGAAGAAAGCGCAGGGCAGTGGACGTGA